One stretch of Danio rerio strain Tuebingen ecotype United States chromosome 6, GRCz12tu, whole genome shotgun sequence DNA includes these proteins:
- the zp2l2 gene encoding zona pellucida glycoprotein 2, like 2 isoform X1 — protein MFVIAALIVNSMYLINAQDLQFPREMPQYHDGGGLPFSPVLEDKQEMFNLRRESFSPESPLSSTGSQRCVVPQFERIECGEPDISPSECEDISCCYGDQGCYYGKAVTLQCTRDGQFVLVVARDATMPGISLESIHMLEDDPAHCAPVGSTGSFAIYQFAVSTCGTTMKEERGFVIYENKMSSVYEVGLEPHGSIMRDVYELKFQCRFSATVVEAVVIEMKTPPSSPPPPAPHVSQQGSLQMELRLAHGLCTSKRCPDEDMYTSYYSDTDYPVTKTLREPVYVEVRMLNTTDPSITLHLEHCWTTSNPEALTQPQWDLLENGCPHNDDHERTTMLSVASSGLQFPSHYRRFIVNVFPAVDQSSLPLRIFIHCITSVCHPSETESCEPICDHTTKRVITEELKHSKEKFVVSSGELTLVSSLPVSDHLVVHEQVGQMLDSGLWAAGALTVFALCGFTIAVLTHRLRPAPQPVPV, from the exons ATGTTTGTAATTGCAGCATTAATTGTTAATAGTATGTATTTGATCAATGCTCAGGATCTACAGTTTCCGCGGGAAATGCCTCAGTATCACGACGGTGGCGGTTTGCCATTCTCGCCGGTTCTGGAGGATAAACAGGAGATGTTTAACCTCCGACGGGAGAGTTTTTCACCGGAGAGCCCTCTGAGCTCCACCGGCTCTCAGCGCTGTGTGGTGCCGCAGTTTGAGCGCATTGAGTGCGGAGAGCCGGACATCTCTCCGTCGGAGTGTGAAGACATCAGCTGCTGCTATGGAGATCAGGGATGTTATTATGGGAAAGCAG TTACTCTGCAGTGCACAAGGGATGGGCAGTTTGTATTGGTAGTTGCTCGAGACGCCACCATGCCAGGCATCAGTTTAGAGTCCATCCACATGCTGGAAGATGACCCTGCTCACTGCGCTCCTGTTGGCAGCACTGGCAGCTTCGCCATCTATCAGTTTGCTGTGAGCACCTGCGGCACCACGATGAAG GAAGAAAGAGGATTTGTTATTTATGAGAACAAGATGTCCTCTGTGTATGAAGTGGGTCTGGAACCTCACGGATCAATTATGAGAGATGTTTATGA GCTGAAGTTCCAGTGCAGGTTTTCAGCGACAGTAGTTGAAGCTGTGGTGATTGAGATGAAGACTCctccttcttctcctcctcctcctgctcctcatGTGTCTCAGCAGGGTTCACTCCAAATGGAGCTCCGGCTCGCTCATGGACTGTGCACATCTAAAAGATGCCCTGATG AGGACATGTACACTTCATACTACTCTGACACGGACTACCCTGTTACTAAAACACTGAGAGAGCCTGTGTATGTGGAAGTGCGCATGCTGAACACGACTGACCCCAGTATCACTCTGCACCTGGAGCACTGCTGGACCACATCTAATCCTGAAGCTCTGACCCAGCCACAGTGGGACCTCCTGGAGAACGG CTGTCCACATAATGATGACCATGAGCGGACCACCATGCTTTCTGTGGCCTCTTCAGGGCTGCAGTTTCCATCTCATTACAGGCGTTTCATTGTAAATGTGTTCCCGGCTGTAGATCAGTCATCTCTGCCTCTACGG ATCTTCATTCACTGCATTACATCTGTTTGCCATCCATCTGAAACGGAGTCATGTGAGCCCATCTGTGACCACACGACAA AAAGAGTTATTACTGAAGAGTTGAAGCATTCTAAGGAGAAGTTTGTGGTTTCGAGTGGAGAACTCACACTGGTATCCAGTTTACCAGTTTCTGACCATCTTGTTGTACATGAGCAAG TTGGGCAGATGTTGGATTCTGGATTGTGGGCAGCAGGAGCTCTCACTGTGTTTGCTCTCTGTGGGTTTACCATCGCTGTTTTAACACATCGGCTCAGACCTGCACCTCAACCTGTTCCAGTCTGA
- the zp2l2 gene encoding zona pellucida glycoprotein 2, like 2 precursor (The RefSeq protein has 10 substitutions compared to this genomic sequence) encodes MFVIAALIVNSMYLINAQDLQFPREMPQYHDGGGLPFSPVLKDKQEKFNLRRESFSPESPLSSTGSQRCVVPQFERIECGEPDISPTECEDISCCYGDQGCYYRKAVTLQCTRDGQFVLVVARDATMPGISLESIHMLEDDPAHCAPVGSTGSFAIYQFAVSTCGTTMKEERGFVIYENKMSSVYEVGLEPHGSIMRDVYELKFQCRFSATAVEAVVIEMKTPPSSPPPPAPHVSQQGSLQMELRLAHGLCTSKGCPDEDMYTSYYSDTDYPVTKTLREPVYAEVRMLNTTDPSITLHLEHCWTTSNPEALTQPKWDLLENGCPHNDHHERTTMLSVGSSGLQFPSHYRRFIVNVFPAVDQSSLPLRIFIHCITSVCHPSETESCEPICDHTTKRVITEELKHSKEKFVVSSGELTLVSSLPVSDHLVVHEQVVGQMLDSGLWAAGALTVFALCGFTIAVLTHRLRPAPQPVPV; translated from the exons ATGTTTGTAATTGCAGCATTAATTGTTAATAGTATGTATTTGATCAATGCTCAGGATCTACAGTTTCCGCGGGAAATGCCTCAGTATCACGACGGTGGCGGTTTGCCATTCTCGCCGGTTCTGGAGGATAAACAGGAGATGTTTAACCTCCGACGGGAGAGTTTTTCACCGGAGAGCCCTCTGAGCTCCACCGGCTCTCAGCGCTGTGTGGTGCCGCAGTTTGAGCGCATTGAGTGCGGAGAGCCGGACATCTCTCCGTCGGAGTGTGAAGACATCAGCTGCTGCTATGGAGATCAGGGATGTTATTATGGGAAAGCAG TTACTCTGCAGTGCACAAGGGATGGGCAGTTTGTATTGGTAGTTGCTCGAGACGCCACCATGCCAGGCATCAGTTTAGAGTCCATCCACATGCTGGAAGATGACCCTGCTCACTGCGCTCCTGTTGGCAGCACTGGCAGCTTCGCCATCTATCAGTTTGCTGTGAGCACCTGCGGCACCACGATGAAG GAAGAAAGAGGATTTGTTATTTATGAGAACAAGATGTCCTCTGTGTATGAAGTGGGTCTGGAACCTCACGGATCAATTATGAGAGATGTTTATGA GCTGAAGTTCCAGTGCAGGTTTTCAGCGACAGTAGTTGAAGCTGTGGTGATTGAGATGAAGACTCctccttcttctcctcctcctcctgctcctcatGTGTCTCAGCAGGGTTCACTCCAAATGGAGCTCCGGCTCGCTCATGGACTGTGCACATCTAAAAGATGCCCTGATG AGGACATGTACACTTCATACTACTCTGACACGGACTACCCTGTTACTAAAACACTGAGAGAGCCTGTGTATGTGGAAGTGCGCATGCTGAACACGACTGACCCCAGTATCACTCTGCACCTGGAGCACTGCTGGACCACATCTAATCCTGAAGCTCTGACCCAGCCACAGTGGGACCTCCTGGAGAACGG CTGTCCACATAATGATGACCATGAGCGGACCACCATGCTTTCTGTGGCCTCTTCAGGGCTGCAGTTTCCATCTCATTACAGGCGTTTCATTGTAAATGTGTTCCCGGCTGTAGATCAGTCATCTCTGCCTCTACGG ATCTTCATTCACTGCATTACATCTGTTTGCCATCCATCTGAAACGGAGTCATGTGAGCCCATCTGTGACCACACGACAA AAAGAGTTATTACTGAAGAGTTGAAGCATTCTAAGGAGAAGTTTGTGGTTTCGAGTGGAGAACTCACACTGGTATCCAGTTTACCAGTTTCTGACCATCTTGTTGTACATGAGCAAG TAGTTGGGCAGATGTTGGATTCTGGATTGTGGGCAGCAGGAGCTCTCACTGTGTTTGCTCTCTGTGGGTTTACCATCGCTGTTTTAACACATCGGCTCAGACCTGCACCTCAACCTGTTCCAGTCTGA